Proteins found in one Deltaproteobacteria bacterium IMCC39524 genomic segment:
- a CDS encoding sugar transferase — protein sequence MLREEGSLLKQKGLKVLDLLLTCVAFGLAYELKQSWLGVFSGLVGNVNYLLVLLTTLICCAVSYDFFNLHKIERRVDIDTQFRSIFKAVIAGSALAVFLFYVFKYDQVSRLFFAFFMIFDLLLLLVSRMVIAKLGLWRSRGSMGHRHVLVIGSLERARDLLNLMASDSERRLELVGCLDPDPERVGKTVVPGVTVLGTMDDYESMILDRAIDEVVFAMPLKLISDARERIGFAEKVGVNVRVMPDWQLQKLMFQPEIASITVEKFAGMPTLALSSVPRNEFELFLKYLFDRVAAACGLMFLAPLFVALALVIKFSSKGPVFFRQERSGLNGRLFTLLKFRTMVENAEELKAALADQNEVDGPVFKIKADPRITMVGRFLRRTSLDELPQLINILRGEMSLVGPRPPIPAEVKDYQPWQRRRLSMRPGLTCIWQVSGRNNITFDRWMELDLEYIDHWSIGLDARLLFRTVPAVLFGSGQ from the coding sequence ATGCTACGTGAAGAGGGGTCCTTATTAAAACAAAAAGGTCTGAAGGTTCTCGACCTGCTGCTTACTTGCGTTGCATTTGGCCTCGCCTATGAGTTAAAGCAGTCTTGGCTGGGCGTTTTTTCCGGGCTTGTTGGCAACGTTAACTACCTGCTGGTTCTGTTGACGACTCTTATCTGCTGTGCTGTCAGCTACGATTTCTTTAATCTGCACAAAATCGAGCGCCGCGTCGATATCGATACACAATTCCGTAGTATTTTTAAAGCTGTTATTGCCGGTTCGGCATTGGCAGTTTTTTTGTTTTATGTGTTTAAATACGACCAGGTCAGCCGCTTGTTTTTTGCTTTTTTCATGATTTTTGATTTGCTGCTTCTCCTGGTGAGCCGGATGGTTATTGCTAAATTGGGCCTCTGGAGAAGTCGCGGCAGTATGGGCCATCGGCATGTCCTGGTGATTGGCAGCCTTGAGCGGGCCCGTGACCTGCTCAATCTTATGGCCTCTGACAGTGAACGTCGATTGGAACTGGTCGGATGCCTGGATCCTGATCCTGAGCGGGTTGGCAAGACGGTCGTTCCCGGGGTGACCGTACTCGGTACCATGGATGACTACGAATCAATGATTCTTGACCGGGCGATCGATGAGGTGGTGTTCGCCATGCCGTTGAAGTTGATCTCTGATGCCCGTGAACGGATCGGATTTGCCGAGAAAGTTGGGGTCAATGTGCGCGTTATGCCGGACTGGCAATTGCAGAAACTGATGTTTCAGCCTGAGATTGCTTCGATAACCGTGGAAAAATTCGCCGGTATGCCAACTCTGGCTCTTTCTTCCGTGCCGAGAAACGAATTCGAGTTGTTTCTCAAGTACCTGTTTGATCGAGTGGCGGCGGCCTGTGGCCTGATGTTTCTGGCCCCTCTCTTTGTTGCTCTGGCCCTGGTCATCAAGTTTAGCAGCAAGGGGCCTGTCTTCTTTCGCCAGGAGCGCAGCGGTCTGAATGGTCGCCTCTTCACTCTACTCAAATTCCGCACTATGGTTGAAAATGCAGAAGAGTTGAAAGCTGCTCTGGCCGATCAGAACGAAGTAGACGGACCGGTCTTCAAGATAAAGGCTGATCCTCGCATCACAATGGTAGGCCGGTTTTTGCGTAGAACCAGTCTCGATGAATTGCCACAGCTCATCAATATCCTGCGTGGAGAAATGAGTCTGGTGGGACCACGCCCGCCGATCCCTGCGGAGGTCAAGGATTACCAACCGTGGCAGCGTCGACGTCTTTCGATGCGGCCGGGTTTAACTTGTATTTGGCAGGTGAGTGGCCGCAATAATATCACCTTTGACAGGTGGATGGAGCTAGACCTCGAATACATCGACCATTGGTCCATCGGTCTTGATGCAAGGCTGCTCTTTAGGACTGTGCCTGCTGTCCTCTTTGGCAGTGGGCAATAA
- a CDS encoding endonuclease/exonuclease/phosphatase family protein: MKNRIAGFYSLLLWCVAGILFSWYILHLTRGDHFLPVRLLTYITPWVTIAAILAALSAWFLQKFKLAATLSCLFLLLAYPYISQFIPRSVDPGPGPTLKVMTYSVMGRNHDYDAMARVFAEYQPDLAYFQEVGQGALEDKLTALSVHKKLYFVTTNNIGFIVSRYPIELEEEARPFSRFTLTLPQGAVSLWNVHTWKAIRSYDAQYGQIKALTEAVGKTSDPMIVAGDFNATEMSETYRMMAAHLKNTHAEAGFGFGFTFPTPARRMGSLFPFLRIDHIFYSQHFEAISSKVGENAGGSDHLPVIAELRLVDDRVE, encoded by the coding sequence ATGAAGAATCGAATTGCCGGTTTCTACTCTCTTCTCCTGTGGTGTGTTGCTGGAATCCTGTTCTCTTGGTACATCCTACATCTCACTCGTGGTGATCATTTCCTTCCCGTTCGCCTGCTCACTTATATCACTCCCTGGGTGACAATTGCCGCAATTTTGGCCGCTCTCAGTGCCTGGTTCTTACAAAAATTCAAACTAGCAGCAACGCTTTCCTGTTTGTTCCTGCTGCTCGCTTACCCTTACATATCACAGTTCATACCTAGGAGTGTTGATCCGGGACCAGGACCAACCCTCAAGGTGATGACCTACAGCGTGATGGGCCGTAATCATGACTATGATGCGATGGCCAGAGTTTTTGCCGAGTATCAGCCTGACCTGGCGTATTTTCAGGAGGTCGGGCAGGGAGCACTCGAAGACAAGCTAACAGCACTTTCTGTGCACAAGAAACTCTACTTCGTGACGACCAATAATATCGGTTTTATCGTCAGCCGATATCCCATTGAGTTGGAAGAAGAAGCCAGGCCCTTTTCCCGTTTTACTCTCACGCTGCCACAGGGCGCTGTGTCTCTCTGGAATGTGCACACCTGGAAGGCGATCAGAAGTTACGATGCACAATACGGGCAGATCAAAGCCTTGACTGAGGCTGTTGGCAAGACCTCCGATCCGATGATTGTGGCGGGTGATTTTAACGCGACTGAGATGAGTGAGACCTACCGGATGATGGCTGCTCATCTCAAAAATACCCATGCGGAGGCCGGGTTTGGTTTTGGCTTTACCTTCCCGACTCCGGCCCGGAGGATGGGGAGTCTGTTTCCTTTTTTGCGGATAGATCATATTTTTTACAGTCAGCATTTTGAGGCAATCAGTAGCAAGGTTGGTGAGAATGCTGGTGGGTCCGATCATTTACCGGTTATTGCTGAGTTGAGGCTGGTGGATGATAGGGTGGAGTAG
- a CDS encoding nucleotidyltransferase family protein: MHPYTQLARHLSPMVGPEEAGDVDWTLLLQLANLHKCTPLWYVRLWEKGLLGELPTGLVEYLAQLHAANVERNSTLKSELAEIVGWFAKVGIEVVLLKGAAVLADDLYGDPGARLMGDLDLLVPPDRADEAQQLLLGQGYALCPPEEEKVVYRLPTDVDYHLEPLYRPGSGIVVEVHHRMMSRQGGRALPVDRAWAEKVPAPGFGDEVFLPSPGWRLLHNALHALLPYGEFIKGQVLLCNLAEAAALLEVGHELDWSGWEDAGGKHRLRAELNGYALLLHELMDVPFPANWPPLSKNANLLTLLVAGGAREVVSPYEDDAKRLRRHYLARLPGYAWHNVCYAPGWWRLPERFGCLLTRGLRSSARKKLRL, encoded by the coding sequence ATGCATCCCTACACACAACTTGCAAGACATCTTTCGCCGATGGTCGGTCCCGAGGAGGCTGGTGATGTCGATTGGACGCTGCTACTACAGCTTGCCAACCTGCACAAATGCACACCGCTCTGGTATGTCCGCCTGTGGGAGAAAGGCCTGCTCGGCGAGTTGCCAACAGGGCTGGTTGAGTATCTTGCCCAGTTGCATGCCGCCAATGTTGAGCGTAACAGTACACTGAAAAGTGAACTGGCGGAGATTGTCGGCTGGTTTGCAAAAGTGGGAATTGAGGTTGTGTTGTTGAAGGGAGCGGCGGTATTAGCCGACGATCTCTATGGCGATCCGGGGGCTCGGCTGATGGGGGATCTCGACCTGTTGGTTCCCCCTGATCGGGCAGACGAGGCGCAGCAACTGTTGTTGGGCCAAGGCTATGCGCTCTGCCCGCCGGAAGAAGAGAAGGTTGTCTACCGTCTACCGACCGACGTCGATTACCATCTGGAACCGTTGTATCGACCAGGCAGTGGTATTGTGGTGGAGGTTCACCACCGGATGATGTCTCGGCAGGGGGGGAGGGCCTTGCCGGTAGATCGGGCCTGGGCCGAAAAGGTTCCGGCCCCGGGTTTCGGTGATGAGGTGTTTCTGCCGAGCCCTGGTTGGCGATTGCTGCACAATGCTTTGCATGCGTTGCTCCCCTATGGAGAATTTATAAAGGGGCAAGTACTGCTTTGCAATCTTGCTGAAGCGGCTGCCCTTCTTGAGGTCGGGCATGAGCTGGACTGGAGCGGTTGGGAAGATGCTGGTGGAAAGCATCGGCTGCGAGCCGAACTAAACGGTTACGCTCTGCTGCTGCACGAACTTATGGACGTCCCGTTTCCTGCAAATTGGCCACCTCTTTCCAAAAATGCCAACCTGCTCACGCTGCTGGTTGCCGGCGGAGCGAGAGAGGTTGTCTCTCCCTATGAAGACGACGCCAAGCGCTTGCGGCGGCATTACCTCGCCCGGCTGCCAGGCTATGCCTGGCACAACGTCTGTTATGCTCCGGGCTGGTGGCGGTTGCCGGAAAGGTTTGGTTGTTTGTTGACGCGCGGGCTGCGAAGCAGCGCCCGGAAAAAACTTCGTCTATAA